Proteins from a genomic interval of Micromonospora sp. NBC_00389:
- a CDS encoding SIS domain-containing protein, whose protein sequence is MSEGTFLAAEIKTQPCDWLRVLDVLPSVAMDLPQPGERVAVLGCGTSLFVAQAYAALRESAGEGITDAWPASEHQLGRGYDRVLCITRSGTTTEVLDVLKQRRDSAPTTVITADATSPAVSMARPVVLSDVDERSVVQTRFATTTLALLRAALGHDLRPVAEQARQVLDRGVDATSPAATADQITFLGRGWTVGLAHEAALKLRETTQLWTESYPAMEYRHGPLSITGPGRVVWALGEVPVGLADQVRAAGGHFEWSEVDPLADLVRVHQLCLLRAGAAGLDADQPRNLSRSVILDG, encoded by the coding sequence ATGAGTGAAGGAACCTTCCTGGCGGCCGAGATCAAGACCCAGCCGTGTGACTGGCTCCGTGTCTTGGACGTGCTGCCGTCCGTGGCGATGGACCTTCCGCAGCCCGGCGAGCGAGTCGCGGTGCTCGGATGTGGAACATCGCTATTCGTCGCCCAGGCCTACGCGGCCCTGCGCGAGAGCGCCGGCGAGGGCATCACCGACGCGTGGCCGGCCAGTGAACACCAACTCGGCCGTGGCTACGACCGGGTGCTCTGCATTACCCGCTCGGGCACCACGACCGAGGTGCTCGACGTCCTCAAGCAGCGCCGGGACAGCGCGCCGACCACCGTCATCACCGCCGACGCGACATCACCGGCGGTGAGCATGGCCCGTCCGGTCGTGCTCAGCGACGTCGACGAGCGTTCGGTCGTACAGACTCGCTTCGCGACGACCACGCTCGCGCTGTTGCGGGCGGCCCTCGGTCACGACCTACGTCCGGTCGCCGAACAGGCACGGCAGGTTCTCGATCGTGGCGTCGACGCGACGAGCCCGGCCGCGACGGCTGACCAGATCACCTTCCTCGGACGCGGCTGGACGGTCGGGCTCGCGCACGAGGCGGCCTTGAAGCTACGCGAGACGACTCAACTGTGGACCGAGTCCTACCCCGCCATGGAGTACCGGCACGGTCCGCTCAGCATCACCGGGCCCGGCCGAGTCGTCTGGGCGCTCGGAGAGGTTCCCGTCGGCCTGGCGGACCAGGTCCGGGCCGCTGGCGGACACTTCGAGTGGTCCGAGGTGGATCCGCTCGCCGATCTGGTCCGCGTCCATCAGTTGTGCCTGCTGCGGGCCGGGGCAGCAGGGCTCGACGCGGACCAGCCGCGCAATCTGTCCCGGTCGGTCATCCTCGACGGCTGA
- a CDS encoding Gfo/Idh/MocA family protein — translation MSPNEAIPSESTEAARSHPSRRNVLKGVGALGAAAGLGGALLPGAAASAAPAAEPARIKGKEKSMANVPFEGFDEVRVGIIGLGNRGGDQAMRWAAVSTITAVCDIRPDHVAETISRVMAQGFQDKEPVGYSNGEEDFERLVRRDDIDLIYIATPWEWHHPMAKAAMEHGKHVAIELPIAPHLDDIWDLVRTSERTGKHCMLLENVNYFRPEMQMFNMAKAGLFGELQHASGGYVHDLRWPYTFGGAYYPEHWRRRWQTRMNAAHYPMHGLGPVSACLDINRGDRFDELVAVASRPKALALFREEDPRVGADHPAWDDDPYISGDRKQVFIKTVNDRFIRVEHDVNSPHPYSRETTLTGTRGSLELDNARIYLESLGHTNHAWRTGSAFSTIMNQHDHWIWPALQNLASQYGGHGGGDFISIFRMVQLMRLGMTPDIDVYDSAAWCSVIPLSHESLKGKGFKSVKVPDFTRGHWTEARPTFDRPRPEDPWLDGNGRPRR, via the coding sequence GTGAGTCCCAACGAAGCCATCCCGAGCGAGTCCACCGAGGCAGCCAGATCCCACCCCTCGCGGCGCAACGTCCTGAAGGGCGTGGGCGCGCTGGGCGCCGCGGCCGGACTGGGCGGTGCCCTACTGCCGGGCGCGGCGGCCAGTGCGGCGCCCGCGGCCGAACCTGCCCGGATCAAGGGCAAAGAGAAGTCCATGGCCAACGTGCCCTTTGAGGGCTTCGACGAGGTGCGCGTCGGCATCATCGGGCTTGGCAACCGCGGCGGAGACCAGGCCATGCGGTGGGCCGCCGTCTCCACGATCACCGCGGTCTGCGACATCCGGCCCGACCACGTCGCGGAGACCATCAGCCGAGTCATGGCCCAGGGCTTCCAGGACAAGGAGCCGGTCGGCTACTCCAACGGCGAGGAGGACTTCGAGCGGCTCGTCCGCCGCGACGATATCGACCTGATCTATATCGCCACGCCGTGGGAGTGGCACCACCCGATGGCCAAGGCGGCCATGGAGCACGGCAAGCACGTTGCCATCGAGCTGCCGATCGCGCCGCACCTGGACGACATCTGGGACCTGGTCCGCACCTCCGAGCGCACCGGCAAGCACTGCATGCTGCTGGAGAACGTGAACTACTTCCGCCCCGAGATGCAGATGTTCAACATGGCCAAGGCGGGGCTTTTCGGCGAGTTGCAGCACGCCTCCGGTGGATACGTCCACGACCTGCGCTGGCCGTACACCTTCGGGGGTGCCTACTACCCGGAGCACTGGCGGCGGCGCTGGCAAACCCGGATGAACGCCGCCCACTACCCGATGCACGGGCTCGGGCCGGTCTCGGCCTGCCTGGACATCAACCGCGGCGACCGCTTCGACGAACTCGTCGCGGTCGCCTCGCGGCCCAAGGCGCTGGCCCTGTTCCGCGAGGAGGACCCGCGGGTCGGCGCGGACCACCCGGCCTGGGACGACGATCCCTACATCTCCGGGGACCGCAAGCAGGTCTTCATCAAGACCGTCAACGACCGGTTCATCCGGGTCGAGCACGACGTGAACTCGCCCCACCCGTACAGCCGGGAGACCACGCTCACCGGGACCCGGGGTTCCCTGGAACTGGACAACGCCCGGATCTACCTGGAGTCGCTCGGTCACACGAACCACGCGTGGCGGACCGGCAGTGCCTTCAGCACGATCATGAACCAGCACGACCACTGGATCTGGCCGGCCCTGCAGAACCTGGCCAGCCAGTACGGTGGGCACGGCGGCGGCGACTTCATCTCCATCTTCCGGATGGTCCAGTTGATGCGCCTGGGCATGACCCCGGACATCGACGTCTACGACTCGGCGGCGTGGTGCTCGGTAATCCCGCTCAGCCACGAGTCGCTGAAGGGCAAGGGTTTCAAGTCGGTCAAGGTGCCCGACTTCACCCGCGGCCACTGGACGGAGGCACGCCCCACGTTCGACCGGCCGCGGCCGGAGGACCCGTGGCTGGACGGCAACGGCCGGCCGCGCCGGTAG
- a CDS encoding LysR family transcriptional regulator, whose amino-acid sequence MARDLETALLRSFVTAVRAGSISRAATALGHTQPALSQQLRKLESVVGRPLLYRSPSGVSPTRAGEELLPYAERILSLSAQALTETGRALTGHCVVGLLEDLAESQLSQALADLARLHPGATLEVLSISSAAMREAYDAGRVQLVLDAVPDVPGPPRWTVRRPLVWAIGQGVDVAADPLPVVLFSNPCSWRTSVLETLERADRRWRVAFESNSLIGVLAAVRAGLGVAALMPANLEPVMACHDADALPTLPDVELGLARHPRTEGNPLIDAVETALRRMV is encoded by the coding sequence ATGGCCAGAGATCTTGAGACCGCGTTGCTGCGGTCGTTCGTCACCGCCGTGCGGGCGGGCAGCATCAGCCGCGCCGCGACCGCGCTCGGGCATACACAGCCCGCGCTCAGCCAGCAGTTGCGCAAGCTCGAGAGCGTTGTCGGCCGTCCGCTGCTTTACCGGTCGCCGTCTGGCGTCTCGCCGACCCGGGCGGGTGAGGAGCTCCTGCCGTACGCCGAACGCATTCTCTCGCTCTCCGCCCAGGCACTCACCGAAACCGGACGCGCGCTTACCGGCCACTGCGTCGTCGGGTTGCTCGAAGACCTCGCCGAGTCCCAGCTTTCGCAGGCCCTCGCCGACCTCGCCCGGCTGCACCCCGGCGCGACGCTGGAGGTGCTCAGCATTTCCAGCGCCGCGATGCGGGAGGCCTACGACGCGGGCCGCGTCCAACTCGTGCTCGACGCGGTGCCGGACGTTCCCGGGCCGCCGCGCTGGACGGTACGCCGCCCGCTGGTCTGGGCGATCGGCCAGGGTGTGGACGTGGCTGCCGATCCGCTGCCGGTGGTGCTGTTCTCGAACCCGTGCTCCTGGCGTACGTCAGTGCTGGAAACGCTGGAACGTGCCGATCGGCGCTGGCGGGTGGCGTTCGAAAGCAACAGCCTGATCGGTGTGCTCGCCGCGGTACGGGCCGGGCTCGGCGTCGCGGCGCTCATGCCCGCGAACCTCGAACCGGTCATGGCCTGCCACGACGCGGACGCCCTGCCCACCCTGCCGGACGTCGAGCTCGGTCTCGCACGGCACCCACGGACCGAAGGTAATCCGCTGATCGATGCCGTGGAGACCGCGCTACGTCGCATGGTCTGA
- a CDS encoding MFS transporter has translation MTGYRQVLAVPGMASLLGVSLLARAAITADVMALTMYVVLGLELSYAAAGGVAAALTAGVALGGPLFGRMIDSRGPRTVLLVTVVVQVAFWLSVPILPYGFLLVASFVAGLLMVPAQAVSRQAIAAMTTTEQRRAAFALESVQGELSYIVGPAVVILCAATMSPDVVAWGVGAAIVAGGAGIALLNPPVRADAEADASAAGRPPRRQWLGAGMIAALTMAFGTTTLLSGVDLAIVATLQEAGQVSWAAVVVVVFGTSSVVGGLIYGALTRPLPTWLLLGLLGLVTIPAGLAHDWPWLCVAVVGSGLLTAPTLATVADAVSRLAPAGVRGEATGLQSSAQSAGFALGSPLVGVAIDLSVPAAGFAAAGLAGLAAALTGHLLSRRSPARTAVPYHPVPVDLG, from the coding sequence GTGACCGGATACCGACAGGTGCTAGCCGTGCCAGGGATGGCATCGCTGCTGGGCGTTTCGCTGCTCGCCCGGGCCGCGATCACGGCTGACGTGATGGCGCTGACGATGTATGTCGTGCTGGGCCTGGAGCTGAGCTACGCCGCAGCGGGCGGGGTCGCCGCGGCCCTGACCGCCGGAGTGGCGCTGGGCGGGCCGCTGTTCGGCCGCATGATCGACTCGCGGGGCCCGCGCACCGTGCTGCTGGTAACCGTCGTAGTGCAGGTCGCGTTCTGGCTGAGCGTACCGATCCTGCCGTATGGGTTCCTGCTGGTCGCCAGCTTCGTGGCGGGTCTGCTGATGGTGCCGGCCCAGGCGGTGAGCAGGCAGGCGATCGCCGCGATGACGACAACGGAGCAGCGCCGGGCCGCGTTTGCGCTGGAATCAGTGCAGGGCGAGCTGTCGTACATCGTGGGCCCGGCGGTGGTGATCCTGTGTGCGGCGACGATGTCCCCCGATGTGGTGGCGTGGGGGGTCGGTGCCGCGATCGTGGCCGGCGGAGCCGGAATCGCCTTGCTCAACCCCCCGGTGCGTGCCGATGCCGAGGCGGATGCCAGCGCGGCCGGACGGCCCCCGCGCAGGCAGTGGCTGGGCGCCGGAATGATCGCCGCGCTGACGATGGCGTTCGGCACCACGACGCTGCTCAGCGGCGTCGACCTCGCCATCGTCGCCACGCTGCAAGAAGCAGGTCAGGTGTCCTGGGCTGCCGTGGTCGTAGTGGTGTTCGGCACGTCGTCCGTCGTCGGCGGACTGATCTACGGCGCGCTGACCCGGCCGCTGCCCACGTGGCTGCTGCTCGGCTTGCTCGGGCTTGTGACGATTCCCGCCGGGCTCGCCCACGACTGGCCCTGGTTGTGCGTGGCCGTCGTCGGCAGCGGGCTACTCACCGCGCCGACCCTTGCCACGGTTGCCGACGCGGTGAGCCGGCTGGCGCCGGCCGGCGTGCGGGGTGAGGCGACAGGTCTGCAATCGTCAGCGCAGAGTGCTGGCTTCGCGCTCGGATCCCCGCTCGTCGGCGTGGCGATCGACCTCTCCGTGCCGGCGGCCGGCTTCGCGGCGGCCGGGCTGGCCGGCCTCGCCGCCGCACTGACCGGACACCTACTGTCCCGCCGCTCGCCCGCTCGAACGGCGGTGCCCTACCACCCTGTTCCAGTTGATCTCGGATAG
- a CDS encoding VOC family protein, with protein sequence MTAIDHSAKGVGPYPQFICTPDVKTVWNRVHLDVRPCPGDDLKAEAARLRTLGATAIDLGQNDVPWTVLADPEGNEFCLLAPG encoded by the coding sequence GTGACCGCAATCGACCACTCCGCCAAGGGCGTCGGCCCATATCCGCAGTTCATCTGCACACCCGACGTGAAGACCGTGTGGAACCGCGTCCATCTCGACGTCCGCCCATGCCCGGGTGACGACCTGAAGGCCGAGGCGGCCAGACTGCGGACTCTCGGCGCCACCGCCATCGACCTAGGTCAAAACGATGTCCCGTGGACCGTCCTCGCCGACCCGGAAGGCAACGAGTTCTGCCTCCTTGCCCCAGGCTGA
- a CDS encoding IS110 family transposase yields the protein MAQVIIGVDPHKRSATIEIINAREKALGQGRFGTDRDGYQAMLAAGRKHKDRLWAVEGCNGIGRHVAQRLVADGETVVDVPAKLSARARVFATGQGRKTDPVDARSVAVVALRTEGLRQVVTDDTTVALRLLVDRRDQLGRARTDVVSRLHHLLLELVPGGAKKDLSAQQARALLGTVRPRDVVGKTRRRLASELIGELSVIDRKIKTAKQELTDLVNNTGSRLMDLTGIGPSGAARLLGDIADIHRFPSRAHFASWNGTAPIDASSGDQNRHRLSRAGNRRINRALHIMAIVQLRRNTEGRRYYRRRLAAGKTPMEALRALKRRLSDIVYRQMTADAKLVRTGPGGHTGATLQSSAADLNPEIDTSDIGRNW from the coding sequence ATGGCCCAGGTCATCATCGGCGTGGACCCGCACAAGCGTTCCGCCACCATCGAAATCATCAACGCCCGGGAGAAGGCGCTCGGGCAGGGCCGGTTCGGCACCGACCGCGACGGCTACCAGGCCATGCTCGCCGCCGGCCGCAAGCACAAGGACCGCCTTTGGGCGGTCGAGGGCTGCAACGGCATCGGCCGGCACGTCGCTCAACGCCTGGTCGCTGACGGCGAGACCGTCGTGGACGTTCCCGCGAAGCTGTCCGCCCGGGCCCGGGTGTTCGCCACCGGTCAGGGCCGCAAGACCGACCCGGTCGACGCCCGCAGCGTCGCTGTGGTCGCCCTGCGCACCGAAGGTCTGCGGCAGGTCGTCACCGACGACACCACAGTCGCGTTACGGCTGCTGGTCGACCGCCGTGACCAGCTCGGCCGCGCCCGCACCGACGTGGTCTCCCGGTTGCACCACCTGCTACTCGAACTGGTGCCCGGCGGTGCGAAAAAGGACCTGTCCGCCCAACAGGCCCGCGCCCTGCTGGGCACTGTGCGCCCGCGCGACGTGGTCGGCAAGACCCGCCGCCGGTTGGCCTCCGAGCTGATCGGCGAACTCAGCGTCATCGACAGGAAGATCAAAACCGCGAAACAGGAGCTCACCGACCTGGTCAACAACACCGGAAGCCGGCTGATGGACCTGACCGGCATCGGGCCGTCCGGCGCGGCCCGCCTGCTCGGCGACATCGCAGACATCCACCGGTTTCCCAGTCGTGCCCACTTCGCCTCGTGGAACGGAACCGCACCGATCGACGCCTCGTCCGGCGACCAGAACCGGCACCGGCTCTCCAGAGCCGGGAACCGGCGCATCAACCGGGCGCTGCACATCATGGCCATCGTCCAGCTACGACGTAACACCGAAGGTCGCCGCTACTACCGACGCAGACTGGCCGCGGGCAAGACCCCGATGGAAGCCCTACGGGCGCTGAAGCGGCGCCTGTCCGACATCGTCTACCGGCAGATGACGGCCGACGCGAAGCTGGTCAGGACGGGTCCGGGAGGACACACGGGGGCGACTCTGCAATCCAGCGCGGCCGACCTGAACCCCGAGATCGACACTTCCGACATCGGTCGGAACTGGTGA
- a CDS encoding SMP-30/gluconolactonase/LRE family protein: MSEAEVLMEGIVFGESPRWHDGRVWFSDWGANQVISLDVDGSHEVVATVASFPMCIDFLPDGRLLVVDSAQRRLLRREPDGSLVEHADLSAVSDKPWNDIVVDDRGNAYVNSIGFDFPGGEFAPGLVVLVTPEGDVEQVADDLAFPNGMAISPDGAALVVAESYASRLTAYDIGSDGVLSNRHVWAETPDDHPDGICMDAEGAVWYADVGNQRCVRVHEGGEVLATVGFDRGAFACVLSRGRDPRLFVVGQAWGGPEPSQPSGRMVAFPAPAPGAGRP; encoded by the coding sequence ATGAGCGAAGCTGAAGTCCTGATGGAAGGCATCGTTTTCGGCGAGTCACCGCGCTGGCACGACGGGCGGGTCTGGTTCTCCGACTGGGGCGCCAACCAGGTGATCTCGCTTGACGTCGACGGTAGCCACGAAGTGGTGGCAACCGTCGCGTCGTTTCCGATGTGCATCGACTTCCTGCCGGACGGGCGGCTGCTCGTCGTGGACTCGGCCCAGCGTCGGTTGCTGCGCCGTGAGCCGGACGGGTCGCTGGTCGAGCATGCCGACTTGTCCGCGGTTTCGGACAAGCCGTGGAACGACATCGTGGTCGACGACCGGGGAAACGCCTATGTCAACAGCATCGGTTTCGACTTTCCCGGGGGCGAGTTCGCACCGGGCCTGGTCGTGCTTGTCACCCCCGAGGGCGACGTCGAGCAGGTAGCCGACGACCTCGCGTTCCCCAACGGCATGGCGATCAGCCCGGACGGCGCGGCCCTGGTCGTTGCCGAGTCGTACGCGAGCCGGCTCACCGCCTACGACATCGGCAGCGACGGGGTCCTCAGCAATCGACACGTGTGGGCAGAGACGCCCGATGACCACCCCGACGGGATCTGCATGGACGCCGAGGGCGCCGTCTGGTACGCCGACGTCGGCAACCAGCGCTGTGTTCGGGTACACGAGGGCGGCGAGGTGCTGGCCACCGTCGGCTTTGATCGCGGAGCCTTCGCCTGCGTGCTCAGCCGCGGGCGGGACCCGCGGTTGTTCGTCGTCGGCCAGGCGTGGGGTGGACCGGAGCCGTCGCAACCTAGCGGGAGGATGGTGGCGTTCCCGGCGCCCGCACCGGGAGCCGGGAGACCTTGA